From the Ursus arctos isolate Adak ecotype North America unplaced genomic scaffold, UrsArc2.0 scaffold_36, whole genome shotgun sequence genome, one window contains:
- the DUOX2 gene encoding dual oxidase 2 translates to MLCARPEAVVLLGALLTASLDPAGGRDSLPLSWEVQRYDGWFNNLRHHERGAAGFRLQRLVPANYADGVYQALAEPLLPNPRLLSDAAMRGTAGQPSLRNRTVLGVFFGYHVLSDLVSVETPGCPAEFLNIHIPPGDPVFDPDRSGNVVLPFQRSRWDPETGQSPSNPRDLTNEVTGWLDGSAIYGSSHSWSDALRSFSGGQLASGPDPAFPRDAQSPLLMWTAPDPATGQRGPGGLYAFGAERGNRDPFLQALGLLWFRYHNLCAQRLAREHPQWGDEELFQHARKRVIATYQNIVLYEWLPSFLQKTPPGYTGYHSFLDPSISPEFLAASEQFFSTMVPPGVYMRNASCHFQMVLNEGFGNSPALRVCNSYWRRENANLNSAQAVDQLLLGMASQISELEDRIVVEDLRDYWPGPSKFSRTDYVASSIQRGRDMGLPSYTQALMALGLDTPRNWSHINPTVDPQVLEATAALYNQDLSRLELLPGGLLESHGDPGPLFSTIVLNQFVRLRDGDRYWFENTRNGLFSKEEIAEIRNTTLRDVLVAVTNVDPSALQPNVFIWHEGAPCPQPRQLTTQGLPRCVPLTVMDYFEGSGPGFGITIVALCCLPLVSLLISGVVAHFRGRERKKLQKKGKESVKKEAAKDGVPAMEWPGSREKSYPITIQLLPDRRLQVLDRRLSVLRTVQLQPPQQVNLILSGNRGRRTLLLKIPKEYDLVLLFNSEEERDTFVQHLRDFCVQWALGLDVTEMRENELFRRAVTKQQRGRILEIFFRHLFAQVLDIDQADAGTLPLDSSQKVREALTCELSRAEFAESLGLKPQDMFVESMFSLADKDGNGYLSFREFLDILVVFMKGSPEDKSRLMFTMYDLDANGFLSKDEFFTMMRSFIEISNNCLSKAQLTEVVESMFRESGFQDKEELTWEDFHFMLRDHDSELRRTQLCVRGGGAGDIFKPNISCRVSFITRTPGERSCSQKLEFSASEAPELGGPGLKKRFGKKAVGPTPRLYTEALKEKMQRGLLAQKFRQYKRFVENYRRHIVCAAVFSAICAGLFAERAYYYAFASPPSGIAETTRVGIILSRGTAASISFMFSYILLTMCRNLITFLRETFLNHYVPFDAAVDFHRWIAMAAVVLAILHSAGHAVNVFIFSVSPLSLLACIFPNVFVNDGSQLPHKFYWWFFQTVPGMTGVLLLVVLAIMYVFASHHFRRRSFRGFWLTHHLYILLYVLLIIHGSFGLIQLPRFHIYFLVPALIYGGDKLVSLSRKKVEISVVKAELLPSGVTHLQFQRPQGFEYKSGQWVRIACLDLGTNEYHPFTLTSAPHEDTLSLHIRAAGPWTTRLREIYSPPKGDGCARYPKLYLDGPFGEGHQEWHKFEVSVLVGGGIGVTPFASILKDLVFKSSLGSQMLCKKIYFIWVTRTQRQFEWLADIIREVEENDRQDLVSVHIYVTQLAEKFDLRTTMLYICERHFQKVLNRSLFTGLRSITHFGRPPFEPFFKSLQEVHPQVPKIGVFSCGPPGMTKNVEKACQLINRQDQTHFVHHYENF, encoded by the exons ATGCTCTGCGCAAGGCCAGAGGCAGTGGTGCTCCTGGGAGCTCTGCTGACTGCATCTCTGGATCCAGCGG GCGGCCGGGACTCACTCCCACTGTCCTGGGAAGTGCAGCGCTATGACGGCTGGTTCAACAACCTGAGGCATCACGAGCGTGGCGCAGCCG GCTTCCGACTGCAGCGCCTCGTGCCAGCCAATTACGCGGATGGCGTTTACCAGGCTCTGGCGGAGCCGCTGCTGCCCAACCCGCGCCTACTCAGCGACGCCGCCATGCGGGGCACCGCCGGGCAGCCATCCCTCCGCAACCGCACCGTGCTGGGGGTCTTCTTTG GCTACCACGTGCTCTCCGACCTGGTGAGCGTGGAGACCCCGGGCTGCCCAGCCGAGTTTCTCAACATCCACATCCCGCCCGGGGACCCGGTGTTCGACCCTGACCGGAGCGGGAACGTGGTCCTCCCCTTCCAGAGGAGCCGCTGGGACCCGGAGACCGGACAGAGCCCCAGTAATCCCCGGGACCTG ACCAACGAGGTGACGGGCTGGCTGGACGGCAGCGCCATCTATGGCTCCTCGCACTCGTGGAGCGACGCGCTGCGGAGCTTCTCCGGCGGGCAGCTGGCTTCGGGGCCCGACCCCGCCTTCCCCCGCGACGCACAAAGCCCCCTGCTCATGTGGACGGCGCCCGACCCTGCCACCGGACAGCGCGGGCCCGGGGGGCTGTACG CCTTCGGGGCGGAGCGAGGGAACCGCGACCCCTTCCTGCAGGCGCTGGGCCTGCTGTGGTTCCGCTACCACAACCTGTGCGCGCAGCGGCTGGCCCGCGAGCACCCGCAATGGGGGGACGAGGAGCTGTTCCAGCACGCGCGCAAGAGGGTCATCGCCACTTACCAG AACATCGTTCTGTATGAGTGGCTGCCCAGCTTCCTGCAGAAAACACCTCCAGGATATACCG GGTATCATTCTTTCTTGGACCCCAGCATCTCCCCAGAGTTCCTGGCGGCCTCTGAGCAATTCTTCTCCACCATGGTACCTCCTGGGGTCTACATGAG AAATGCCAGCTGTCATTTCCAGATGGTCCTGAACGAGGGTTTTGGCAACTCCCCAGCTCTCAGGGTCTGCAACAGCTACTGGCGTCGGGAG AATGCCAACCTGAACAGTGCCCAGGCAGTGGATCAGCTGCTGCTGGGAATGGCCTCCCAGATTTCAGAGCTGGAGGACAGGATAGTGGTCGAAGATCTGAGGG ACTACTGGCCTGGCCCTAGCAAGTTCTCCCGCACAGACTACGTGGCCAGCAGTATCCAACGTGGCCGAGATATGGGGCTGCCCAGCTATACCCAAGCCCTGATGGCTTTGGGGTTGGACACCCCAAGGAACTGGAGTCACATCAACCCCACTGTGGACCCCCAG GTGCTGGAGGCCACAGCTGCCCTGTACAACCAGGACCTGTCCCGGCTGGAGCTGCTCCCCGGGGGGCTCCTGGAGAGCCATGGAGACCCTGGGCCCCTCTTTAGCACTATCGTCCTCAACCAGTTTGTAAGGCTGCGGGACGGCGACCGCTACTGGTTTGAGAACACCAGGAATGG GCTGTTCTCCAAAGAGGAAATCGCAGAAATCAGAAACACCACTCTTCGGGATGTGCTGGTGGCTGTTACCAATGTGGATCCCAGTGCCCTGCAGCCCAATGTCTTTATCTGGCATGAAG GTGCCCCCTGCCCTCAGCCTCGGCAGCTCACAACCCAAGGCTTGCCCCGCTGTGTGCCCCTGACCGTGATGGACTACTTCGAGGGCAGTGGTCCTGGTTTTGGCATCACCATTGTGGCTCTCTGCTGTCTTCCGCTAG TGAGTCTGCTTATCTCTGGGGTGGTGGCCCATTTCCGGGGCCGAGAGCGCAAGAAACTAcagaagaaaggcaaagagagTGTGAAGAAAGAAGCAGCCAAAGATGGTGTGCCAG CGATGGAGTGGCCGGGCTCCAGGGAGAAGAGCTATCCCATCACCATTCAGCTGCTCCCAGACAGGCGTCTGCAGGTCCTGGACAGGCGGCTGTCTGTGCTTCGCACGGTCCAGCTGCAGCCCCCGCAGCAGGTCAACCTCATCCTGTCTGGCAACCGTGGACGCCGTACCCTGCTGCTCAAGATCCCCAAGGAGTATGACCTG GTGTTGCTGTTTAACTCCGAGGAGGAGCGGGACACCTTCGTGCAGCATCTGCGGGACTTCTGTGTGCAATGGGCTCTGGGCCTTGACGTGACTGagatgagagagaatgagctgttCAGGAGGGCTGTGACCAAGCAGCAGCGGGGCCGCATCCTGGAGATCTTCTTCAGACACCTGTTCGCCCAG GTGCTGGACATCGACCAGGCGGATGCAGGGACCCTGCCCCTGGACTCATCACAGAAGGTACGGGAGGCCCTCACTTGCGAGCTGAGCAGAGCTGAGTTTGCCGAGTCCCTGGGCCTCAAGCCCCAGGACATGTTTGTGGAGTCCATGTTCTCCCTGGCGGACAAAGATGGCAATGGCTACCTGTCGTTCCGGGAGTTTCTGGACATCCTAGTGGTCTTCATGAAAG gCTCCCCAGAGGACAAGTCCCGCCTGATGTTCACCATGTATGACCTTGATGCAAATGGCTTCCTCTCCAAGGATGAGTTCTTCACCATGATGCG gtccTTCATCGAGATCTCCAACAACTGCCTGTCCAAGGCCCAGCTGACGGAGGTGGTGGAGTCCATGTTCCGGGAGTCCGGCTTCCAGGATAAGGAGGAGCTGACGTGGGAGGACTTCCACTTCATGCTGCGGGACCATGACAGCGAGCTCCGCCGCACACAGCTCTGCGTCAGAGGAGGAG GTGCTGGAGACATCTTTAAACCAAACATCAGCTGTCGCGTCTCATTCATCACTCGGACTCCTGGGGAACG CTCCTGCTCCCAGAAACTGGAGTTCTCTGCCTCAGAAGCCCCAGAGCtagggggccctgggctgaagaAGAGGTTTGGCAAAAA GGCGGTGGGGCCCACTCCCCGGCTGTACACGGAGGCGCTGAAGGAGAAGATGCAGCGTGGCCTCCTGGCCCAGAAGTTTCGGCAGTACAAGCGGTTCGTGGAGAACTACCGGCGGCACATCGTGTGTGCCGCGGTCTTCTCGGCCATCTGTGCTGGCCTGTTTGCAGAGCGCGCCTACT ATTATGCCTTTGCCTCACCACCCTCGGGCATCGCAGAGACCACCCGTGTGGGCATCATCCTGTCCCGGGGCACGGCCGCCAGCATCTCCTTCATGTTCTCCTACATCCTGCTCACCATGTGCCGCAACCTCATCACCTTCCTGCGAGAGACCTTCCTCAACCACTACGTGCCCTTCGACGCCGCCGTGGACTTCCATCGCTGGATCGCCATGGCTGCTGTTGTCTTGGCCA TTTTGCACAGTGCTGGCCACGCGGTCAATGTCTTCATCTTCTCAGTCAGTCCCCTCAGCCTGCTGGCCTGCATCTTCCCCAACGTCTTTGTGAATGATGG GTCCCAGCTTCCCCACAAGTTCTACTGGTGGTTCTTCCAGACGGTCCCAG gtATGACGGGGGTGCTGCTGCTCGTGGTCCTGGCCATCATGTATGTCTTCGCCTCCCACCACTTCCGGCGCCGCAGCTTCCGGGGCTTCTGGCTGACCCACCACCTGTACATCCTGCTCTACGTGCTG CTCATCATCCACGGCAGCTTCGGCCTGATCCAGCTGCCCCGTTTCCACATCTACTTCCTGGTCCCGGCACTAATCTATGGGGGAGACAAGCTGGTGAGCCTGAGCCGGAAGAAGGTGGAGATCAGCGTGGTGAAGGCCGAGCTGCTGCCTTCAG GAGTGACCCACCTGCAGTTCCAACGGCCCCAAGGCTTTGAGTACAAGTCGGGACAGTGGGTGCGGATCGCCTGCTTGGATCTGGGGACCAACGAGTACCACCCCTTCACACTGACTTCTGCACCCCACGAGGACACGCTTAGCCTGCACATCCGGGCAGCAGGGCCCTGGACCACTCGGCTCAGGGAGATCTACTCACCTCCAAAGGGCGACGGCTGTGCCAGATACCCAAAG CTGTACCTCGATGGACCATTTGGAGAGGGCCATCAGGAGTGGCATAAGTTTGAGGTGTCAGTGCTGGTAGGAGGGGGCATTGGGGTCACCCCCTTTGCCTCCATTCTCAAAGACCTAGTCTTCAAGTCATCCCTGGGCAGCCAAATGCTCTGTAAAAAG ATCTACTTCATCTGGGTGACGCGAACCCAGCGGCAGTTTGAGTGGCTGGCTGACATCATCCGGGAGGTGGAGGAGAATGACCGTCAGGACCTGGTGTCCGTGCACATCTACGTCACCCAGCTGGCTGAGAAGTTTGACCTCAGGACCACCATGCTG TACATCTGTGAGCGGCACTTCCAGAAGGTGCTGAACCGGAGTCTGTTCACGGGCCTGCGCTCCATCACCCACTTTGGCCGCCCCCCCTTTGAGCCCTTCTTCAAGTCCCTGCAGGAGGTCCACCCGCAG GTACCAAAGATTGGGGTGTTCAGCTGTGGCCCTCCAGGAATGACCAAGAACGTAGAGAAGGCCTGTCAGCTCATCAACAGGCAGGACCAGACCCACTTTGTGCACCACTATGAGAACTTCTGA